Proteins from a single region of Primulina tabacum isolate GXHZ01 chromosome 5, ASM2559414v2, whole genome shotgun sequence:
- the LOC142547060 gene encoding putative receptor-like serine/threonine-protein kinase At4g34500 — MADSGNILTSKTPILGQKLYAIVIVTVVIMMAVFLIFFLLFRWRRKSQLRHIGGKRSAGRLPLVFEEIGEVNESDQGQAIKVIDEKIKALVLVEDVGKVGEIESGSKKGSSESNESSVTRSESSSAFSASTDGFGNAGWGRWYSLNELLVATNQFTSANVIGEGGYGVVYRGVLQDGSVIAVKNLLNNKGQAEKEFRVEVEAIGKVRHKNLVGLIGYCAEGAQRLLVYEFIDNGNLEQWLHGEVGPVSPLTWEIRMKIASGTARGLAYLHEGLEPKVVHRDVKSSNILLDKKWNSKVSDFGLAKLLESDKTHVTTRVMGTFGYVSPDYASTGMLNEANDVYSYGVLLMEIITGRSPVDYSRPPGEMNLIDCFKGMISSRRSEELVDPRIEVPPPPRALKRILLVCLRCVDLDANKRPKMGQIVHMLEADEFPYRAEPRFAGNTAPQPSTVGNDKILAAQNEVLHDNEGKPKG; from the exons ATGGCGGATTCTGGTAATATTTTGACCTCAAAAACTCCGATTCTCGGCCAGAAACTGTACGCCATAGTTATCGTTACCGTCGTGATTATGATGGCtgtttttctcatattttttctgTTATTTCGTTGGAGACGAAAGTCACAACTGCGCCACATTGGCGGCAAACGCAGCGCGGGGCGACTGCCTCTGGTTTTTGAGGAGATCGGTGAAGTTAATGAGTCAGATCAAGGTCAGGCTATCAAAGTTATTGATGAGAAAATCAAAGCGTTAGTTCTGGTGGAAGATGTCGGGAAGGTTGGGGAAATTGAATCGGGGAGTAAGAAGGGGAGCTCGGAGAGCAACGAGTCGAGTGTGACTCGGAGTGAATCTTCATCGGCATTTTCCGCGTCCACCGACGGTTTTGGGAATGCTGGGTGGGGGCGGTGGTACAGTTTAAACGAGCTTTTAGTCGCTACGAATCAGTTTACCAGTGCGAATGTGATTGGGGAAGGAGGTTATGGCGTTGTTTATCGAGGTGTTTTGCAGGATGGTTCTGTTATTGCTGTCAAAAATCTTCTGAACAACAA GGGTCAAGCAGAAAAGGAGTTTAGGGTGGAAGTCGAAGCAATTGGCAAAGTAAGACACAAAAACCTTGTGGGACTGATAGGTTATTGTGCGGAAGGTGCTCAAAG GTTGCTTGTCTATGAGTTCATTGATAATGGAAATTTGGAGCAATGGTTGCATGGTGAGGTGGGGCCAGTTAGCCCTTTAACGTGGGAGATCAGGATGAAAATTGCCAGTGGGACGGCAAGAGG ACTGGCATACCTGCATGAAGGATTGGAACCCAAAGTTGTTCATCGGGACGTGAAATCCAGCAATATTCTTTTAGATAAAAAATGGAACTCTAAAGTCTCCGATTTTGGACTTGCCAAATTATTGGAATCTGATAAAACCCATGTTACTACACGAGTAATGGGAACATTTGG ATATGTCTCCCCCGACTATGCAAGTACTGGCATGCTTAATGAAGCCAACGACGTGTACAGCTATGGAGTTCTACTCATGGAAATAATAACTGGAAGGAGCCCGGTAGACTATTCCAGACCGCCTGGAGAG ATGAACTTGATCGATTGTTTCAAAGGGATGATATCAAGTCGTCGTAGTGAAGAGTTGGTAGACCCCCGGATTGAGGTTCCTCCTCCCCCGAGAGCTTTGAAAAGAATATTACTTGTTTGCCTTCGGTGCGTTGATTTGGATGCCAATAAGCGTCCAAAGATGGGACAGATTGTACACATGCTTGAGGCAGATGAATTTCCTTACCGCGCG GAACCTAGATTTGCTGGTAACACAGCTCCGCAACCATCGACAGTTGGTAACGACAAAATTCTGGCAGCCCAAAATGAAGTGCTTCATGATAATGAAGGAAAACCAAAGGGGTAA
- the LOC142547061 gene encoding uncharacterized protein LOC142547061 — MAQVWRSAAAICKSSMSASPCSIFKTLSRRPIPSAARPIPYTASRHASVLGSVESMLPLHSTVAIARLKSNIAIDSASWSWLSQDFAMPR; from the exons ATGGCGCAGGTGTGGAGATCAGCTGCAGCAATCTGTAAAAGCTCCATGAGCGCTAGCCCGTGCTCAATATTCAAAACCCTATCTCGGAGGCCAATTCCCTCCGCCGCCAGACCAATCCCTTACACGGCTTCAAG ACATGCTTCAGTGCTGGGAAGTGTCGAATCAATGCTGCCGCTACATAGTACAGTAGCCATTGCTCGATTGAAGTCAAATATCGCCATTGATTCTGCGTCCTGGAGTTGGCTCTCTCAAG ATTTTGCTATGCCTCGGTGA
- the LOC142547063 gene encoding uncharacterized protein LOC142547063 isoform X3: MMNMVASLQRRLSIRDLITSTPVYNSASDVSGEGLSLIFKRWATKKTAGSTKNGRDSLPKNLGVKKFGGERVIPGNIIVRQRGTRFHPGNYVGIGKDHTLYALKEGCVKFERQKLTGRKWVHVEPKEGHEIHPVYLGAGAASKMKTTA, encoded by the exons ATGATGAATATGGTGGCGTCACTCCAGAGAAGGTTGAGCATCCGGGATTTGATCACTAGCACTCCCGTCTATAATTCTGCTAGTG ATGTATCTGGAGAGGGATTAAGCTTAATTTTCAAGCGTTGGGCTACTAAAAAGACGGCAGGATCTACAAAAAATGGCCGTGACTCACTTCCCAAAAATCTCGGGGTTAAGAAATTTGGTGGAGAG AGAGTGATACCTGGAAATATAATTGTTCGTCAAAGGGGAACTCGTTTCCATCCTGGAAATTACGTTGGAATTGGGAAAGATCACACTCTCTATGCTCTAAAGGAAGGTTGTGTAAAGTTTGAGCGGCAGAAGCTAACTGGTCGCAAGTGGGTCCATGTTGAGCCTAAGGAAGGTCATGAAATCCACCCGGTATATCTGGGTGCTGGTGCAGCTTCAAAGATGAAGACAACTGCTTAA
- the LOC142547063 gene encoding uncharacterized protein LOC142547063 isoform X2, producing MRLSMRDNRVNKMMNMVASLQRRLSIRDLITSTPVYNSASDVSGEGLSLIFKRWATKKTAGSTKNGRDSLPKNLGVKKFGGERVIPGNIIVRQRGTRFHPGNYVGIGKDHTLYALKEGCVKFERQKLTGRKWVHVEPKEGHEIHPVYLGAGAASKMKTTA from the exons ATGAGATTGTCTATGCGAGATAACAGAG TTAACAAAATGATGAATATGGTGGCGTCACTCCAGAGAAGGTTGAGCATCCGGGATTTGATCACTAGCACTCCCGTCTATAATTCTGCTAGTG ATGTATCTGGAGAGGGATTAAGCTTAATTTTCAAGCGTTGGGCTACTAAAAAGACGGCAGGATCTACAAAAAATGGCCGTGACTCACTTCCCAAAAATCTCGGGGTTAAGAAATTTGGTGGAGAG AGAGTGATACCTGGAAATATAATTGTTCGTCAAAGGGGAACTCGTTTCCATCCTGGAAATTACGTTGGAATTGGGAAAGATCACACTCTCTATGCTCTAAAGGAAGGTTGTGTAAAGTTTGAGCGGCAGAAGCTAACTGGTCGCAAGTGGGTCCATGTTGAGCCTAAGGAAGGTCATGAAATCCACCCGGTATATCTGGGTGCTGGTGCAGCTTCAAAGATGAAGACAACTGCTTAA
- the LOC142547063 gene encoding uncharacterized protein LOC142547063 isoform X1 has protein sequence MFDEMFELVLWAALIVVLDFLISLLISVIRVCTSFAGSIINKMMNMVASLQRRLSIRDLITSTPVYNSASDVSGEGLSLIFKRWATKKTAGSTKNGRDSLPKNLGVKKFGGERVIPGNIIVRQRGTRFHPGNYVGIGKDHTLYALKEGCVKFERQKLTGRKWVHVEPKEGHEIHPVYLGAGAASKMKTTA, from the exons ATGTTTGATGAAATGTTTGAATTAGTTTTATGGGCCGCACTGATTGTTGTCTTGGATTTTCTCATCTCCCTGCTCATTTCTGTGATTCGGGTTTGCACGAGTTTTGCTGGATCGATCA TTAACAAAATGATGAATATGGTGGCGTCACTCCAGAGAAGGTTGAGCATCCGGGATTTGATCACTAGCACTCCCGTCTATAATTCTGCTAGTG ATGTATCTGGAGAGGGATTAAGCTTAATTTTCAAGCGTTGGGCTACTAAAAAGACGGCAGGATCTACAAAAAATGGCCGTGACTCACTTCCCAAAAATCTCGGGGTTAAGAAATTTGGTGGAGAG AGAGTGATACCTGGAAATATAATTGTTCGTCAAAGGGGAACTCGTTTCCATCCTGGAAATTACGTTGGAATTGGGAAAGATCACACTCTCTATGCTCTAAAGGAAGGTTGTGTAAAGTTTGAGCGGCAGAAGCTAACTGGTCGCAAGTGGGTCCATGTTGAGCCTAAGGAAGGTCATGAAATCCACCCGGTATATCTGGGTGCTGGTGCAGCTTCAAAGATGAAGACAACTGCTTAA